gtcgccaaagaagtctgtgacttgattttaagtccaccatcaTCACAGCCATACACCATCTTTAGACGAGacataatgaaccgtttatcattatcagacagtcaaagaatccaaagacttttccAAGGCGAAACATTAGGTGAtaggtcgccgtcacagtttttacgtcacctccaagtcttagtgggtcaaacagtcctaaaacaaggatggatacaagctctcccatgctacgtccaacactgtttggatgcacaagatcctgaaacctcattatctcatttatcgcgtatagccgatagaataatggaaagaggtcctccaactggatcaggcacaataaatcacacacaaaaagtagaatcagcaaaagaccccgtcatagaaggactcattgcgagtgttaagagtttcactgaggctgtcaccagaatgcaaatgggtcatagaaacaggagcaggtcaccacaacgaccacgatccaagtcacaaaacaggtcacaaatgtccagacaatcttagcagttttgttggtaccactggaagtttggtgtcaactcaaccaaatGCATgtaaccatgcgcctggcctaagcataattctaagacagcgggaaacgagtaacccctccccaggtcgcgacgactgaggagaggcgcctaaacagtcgcttgttttatgttagagacagaaactctggcttgaatttcttggtggatactggcgctgctcttagcatcatccccgaaaataaaactgagattagtcgagaaacatcatcaattacacttcaagctgcaaataaaactaaaatcgcgacatttgggcaggaaactttaaccctagatatggggttcaggaggcaattcccttgggattatacgaaaatatgaagtcggcaactcgttggaggaACAGTCAGACAacgtcgcgcttagactgtatatttacaaacgaagaatttctagttgacaacctctgaATCCTGGCTCCCCTAGTGAAGAGCGATCACGCCGTTATAGCCTccagttttgtcagcaaaactgagctaagataTCCCATCAACAACATGCGttggaatttcaaacggttggatgtgtcagctctacaggactatctacaacaggtggattgggatgttcaccctcaactcgataaAGATACTTATTgtgacttcttactgcacacgctctcaTGTGCTACAAAGTggtcagttcctcaaacggtccccaatagctacaagcaacctacaatcatcaagaacctcactcttcgcctgctaagtcgcaaaaggcactgttgggcagaatgcaaacgaactgacaacaacgTCGCatataggcaatacaaacatataaggaacatatgcaggAAGGCTGtgagagaagacaggcttcagtaccagacaaagcttatggataaatttgtctctaatccgaaaagcttatcccattatgcagcctctcttcgccAAGTCAAAACTGaagtttcccaactgctaggtcctaacGGTCCGAGCAATAACGACGGCGACACCGCTAACcttttggctgaacaatactctcggacatttcaaccgacccacatcAACCATGCTGATGACAGCTTCATGTGCAactgcacaggactttccgTAAGGAATCCGAGCACCAGcctggtgttccggaaactgcagcaccaaAGAAAGGATATTTCTCCTGGTCCAGATGTGGTCCAATCTGGTATACGGAGGGAAACAGCCTCAATCCTgtcaacgccgcttagcgtgatgttctcacacttgctaagccgaggcaaactaccggaaaattggaagtttgCTCAcgtcacaccaattttcaaaggatgtcaacgcaatgaaccttcaagttaccgaccggtggctcttctgtcattaccttcaaaactcatggagtccctgatatgcgacggtttaaacgactatctgctgtccttaaatttcttctcaccccaacagcatggtttcaggaagggttactcttgtactaccaacctgctgactgcggtggacagatggacaagcaccctcgatcgcaagggaaaggttgacatcatctacctagatttctcaaaagcttttgataaggttaaccatacatgtcttatcaataagctcaaacgactagatATCAGACCACCTCTGATCGATAGGCTCACTTCCtacctgaaaaatcgacttTTTAAGATTAggtttaatttcactttatctgaggctatggaatgtcctagtggggtcccacagggctcagtactaggaactcttctcttcttgatctacataaatgatcttcctcgaCAGATAACGTCAGAATTATTACTCTTTGCCGATTATGttaaactttggagagagatacgcagtcaagacgatatacaggcacttcaggaggatctgactcgactccaAAGTTGGGCAAATAATAATGGACTTacttttaacacttcaaagtgtaaaatagtccatctgcgacatgtggcagactacagttataacttaggaaactcctccctagtagtatcccaagtctagaaggatttaggagtcctggtgccccatgatttaaagtcttacgctaactgtgacaaaaatgcctttcgagcaaagtttgcactgataacattgaagcgcatttttggccagtttgacggtaGAAcattccatataatcttcaacagcTTTATTCGTCCCCATTTGAAGTACGGAAACAGTATTTCCTCCCCCACCTCAAAAGGATAAGaacactctggagcgtatccaacgatGAGCCACTAGATCAGTCCAAGGATTCAAATTTAAGTCTTGTGATTAGCGGCTTCAATCACTTAGCCTTCATCCATTAGAGtgtaggcgtcttagaggtgacctgatggcttacagtatctttaacacttctggacatcctgttaaacacctacttaagcttggTCCCAATaccaacctaaggggtaacacccggAAATTGGGGACACAAcgtagcagaacggactgtagataCAGCTTCTACTCCTTAAAAGTTGTCAAGTGCTGGAATTCGCtaccggccgagctagtccaagcaacTTCCCACGAGTcttttaagaggcaacttgatctattcatAAGGTgtaaggatagtatcatactgtgatttaccaatttctttttcctcttttatcgttAACATACCTGGAGGTATTTGTGATCCTATGCTACTAGACACGAAAGCCTGTTAAGCGGAAGCTTCTTCTATtacgtccacaaccatttgaaccatttaatATCAACTTTTACTCCTGAACATACTGTTTCGTCACACAGTAGGTTAGTTCCTATTCCATGTAGAGCAATATTGTTAAATTACATTGTAAACTGTATTTATTGTCCCTGCTTGACAGAAGTTAACCAGAATATCGTAAGTTGATGTCCATTTGGTTAATAATGTAACATCTATGTTGGGGATTAGAGAGATTGCATTGCTTTTCTAAtgacttttaattattttttaggATAAGGCCATGTATTTCTTTGTATAATGAAGGTATCAATAAACCACTATGGAGTTATTCTAGGCAGTGACAACTTGAGTGGAATGCAAACGAGAATTATGTACTAAAGAGCAGATTTATTACATGTATATTCTCAAGGGAATATGTCATTCAGAGAATGCTAACTTTTAGTGGTATGAGTGTGACTGCTTTCTCCGGGCATGCATTTTGAGCTCTCATATGACGACACACAAACCTGTCGCAAACATCTTTACCAGTTAGCAATACCAGTCTACATTTCAATTTCACCGAAAACATGAAGATAACTGATTAAGGATTGCCAATTACTTTATTACGACATTGGCAATACAAAAAAGACATTCGATCACATTCCATCGCgatatatatctacataattCAACTTCATTGATAGTCGTTTTAGAATCTGTATAGTTAGGGTATATATATCTTATTAGTAACAATAATTACCTGTCAAAGTATGTTGTCCTTGAGTTCACAGCTGTACAGTATTGTCACTAGTATAGACCATAGGATACACAGTGATTCGTGATCAAAGTTAATGGACGCCGAACATGAATTAGAGGAAACGTATATGTTTTGATTTGCTCAGGAAGAGAATTGACTCGAATTTCAATCCTCTGGCTTATAGACAATCGACTAGGTTGACCGGAGGCCCATGATTCAGTATATTCGTAACTTGTCAAGTCCTCTAGTAAATGAACAACCTTTAACATGAGAGTGCATTAAAACCTTCGTGGTAGAAGCCAAACGTATTTTTAACACTGGACTCTTGGTTCCTAATACAGACGACCCCAATAATTTTGAAGCAATAACCCTGGTCGAGCTGTTTCTATTAGTAGAGAACGTAATGAGATTCATTATTACTCCATCTGATGGCTCGCATTTTGTAAGATGAAGACAAGATAGTTCGAGGATTCTGTAACCAGTTATAAAGAACATGCTTCCCTGTTACGACGCAGACAAGTAGATTCAATTAAAGCAAAGCACGAGAGAATGTGGCATATTGGTGATGTTTTCTTATCTCCTCAATGGAAATAAATGGCCCTTAGTCCAGTTCAGAGTGATAACTTATGAGGATGATCTAGCAAGACAAGTACGGTTGAGGACAGGAAGGAGAATTTTATAAATAGACATTAGGAGACTGGGTCTTCGGCTATTAGTAGATGGTGGGTGATTGCTCAGAGCCACAGGCGTACTGTCGTAACCCCTGAGTgctttttgtttattaaatgtCTGCTTTTGACTGCTCGTTATGCTTATTTTTACTCATCTTTGAAAAGGACCAACGTTCTTTAGTTGCGAGTGTTATAGAAGAAACTGAAATTATTCAATTAGTTAACAACTGTCATATTGGATGTGATTAGTTTCACTTTTTTGGCTGTATTTGTTCAAATTTAGGACTTCTGTGTCTACGAGTTCGACCCCAAACACTTTCGATTTCACACcgttttggtttggtattttacAAATTTCGCTCTAGAGATCCAACATTTGAGGACTCTCAGTGAAGTTTGTTAAGATTATTACCGGAACGTTTTGTCCGTAATAGTAAGACAGCATATTTACAAGAAGTTTCGTTGATTACGGTGATATAGTTTTTCGATGACTTTCAAAACAACAAACCTCTATACAAAAACTAGATTCCACTTGATATTCATAAAAAAACACCACCCTGATAGCGCCACCATTCTATCATTTGGTGCTGTATATATCAGAGAGCGTTTAAACTACAGTTTGAACTTGCATATTAACTCCACTGCTTGTTTCTGATGATAATAGTGAACATCTTAATAACACAAAATCCAAAGTGACACCTAACCATACGTAAATAAAGAGGAAAATACAAAAAATGTTGTCAGGAGTCTTATAGAATACCCAAAAATGATTATAGTTCTCCATAGATCaaagaatgaagaagaacaGTATTATGGTACTTTATGAAGGTCATATCACGACTTCGCCGGTTGTAACCGACCAAAATGAAGCTCAGGTATTCACGACTAAATTTATTGGTCTGTCAGGTACTGTTGAACCTTTCCATCCATACTTTGAATATCGTGGTCATTAAGGAACTCGACATCTTTTATCTGCCAGGTAAACGCGATGTAAGAGAACCTATGGGACCCGATGAAATGTATCTTAGACTACCAGGGGCACTCTCACCCTTTATTGCAACTTTCTCGAGTTACAGATATACTAGAACATAGAGTTAGAGTAGACTACGAAACCGTTTACCAACCCACAATAAGTTCAGTCTTCATGCAGGTGTGAGGGATAAATCTGGGAACAAATGTCCTGTGAGATTAACTAGCGTTAATATCTGGACTCCGGGAAATATTATTTGCAAAACGTTATTCAGGTGTCTAGATAAAGTTCCAATTTTCTTTAATAAGCAACACAGTTTTAAGCTTCACATCAGTTTTTCATGAACTTGGTAATAGCGCATAATGTTGACGAACTCTGCAAGACCGATAGCTATTTACAGACAAGTCGTTTATCGACACTAGTAAGGTCATTGTCAGAATTGTGGTTATGGGTAGTTCAGTTATGTGAATAAACATTTTCCTAATTGGGCACCAACAGATAGTACGAGTTATCTCCGAGCTGATCAGCTTAGTAGGGTATCTCAAAACACAGCTTAGAGACTGGTTATGTTCCCTTTGTGTGTGAATGACTTGTAGATAAATCGCAAAAACGAATAGCTGTCTAAGCAGTCCACATTGATAATGACCTCATTAATTTCGATCGTGCATTCCCACCAAGTCACAGTTTAGTACACCACGTTACTCACTGCCAATGACAACCAGTCAGCTTAGATTCCATAATCTTCAATATATCGTACCTTGATCCAGATGTACTGTCGAATACCGTCGTTCTCACCTTCCGACTTATATGTTTTTGTGATAAAGGGGAGTTTTAGTCAGTGAAGTTGGTACGTTCTGAGCATTTGCAACACTTTCTGAACTTTCCAGTTTGCGATTATCGTTTGTCTTTTTGTATGGCAATAATATAAAGATATGGGAGAATATAAGTAGCAACGGAAGtaatttaaagtaaaaaaattgtCTACGAGGATTATGTGAGAGGCACACAGTTTGGCAGACTCTTAATAATATCTTCAAATGCATTGTAATGAGCGTTGGTCGCCAAGTTACAGATACATACGTGTTAAATAATGTTAAGCTAACAGTTGTCCAGAAACATAATGGTCAAGGAGTCGTCATCGAGATTTGAAAACCACTTCAAAATGCTGCGCGATATCCGACAAAATCCTTTTGAACCTTGTGTTCAAGACTTAGAGCTTTTAGTGACGTGAATGTTATATATCTTTTTGGgtttataattcaaatacttctaattgtCACAAAAACGCTCAAAAACGGCAAACAGATCGGTTACCGGAATCAAAAAGCTGCCATATAATAAGTTGTTTGATAAACTGAACCTACACTCCATGCTATGTAGAAAGGCTAGAGGTGATATAGTGTAATACTAACTTAGCAAGTGACATCCTCATTTCTATCGTCTTCGGAAAGGGGGAATTTATGGGATGGTCTTAAAGAATTCGCAAACCAAGTGGCAATCACTTGTCAACCAATCATTCTGACTGCCAGCTTTTTATCGAATCGTCGACCAAAGATATTATTAATGAACCTAGTAAAAAAACTTATTCAAGATGCAGCAATACGCAAAGCTAATGATAATGTACCAAAATCAATATTAACTCTATGAACTGAAGTGACTGCCTATGAATGAAAAATTGGAAATCACAAAACGTGATATCATGAATAACTAAGACGATAGCAACTGTTATGTAATGAATGTTGATTGAAAGCACCCTCTGGGGTAACCACTGTTAGCGGAGTTCATTCAATTAACAAATGTCCCACCTCCACTTGATTAGTAACCGTTCACAATCGATGTAGACAAATAGTAGATATTTGATGAGTGTGTTTACACATAAAGTGTCACAAATAAAGAGAAAATATGGTGTTGATTTTCGTTGTTAAGATGACCGTTAAACAAACATGTCATTATATACCTTTTACCTTGATATGTACTCAAAGCCTCATAAACTGACACATTTTTAAGGTGAAATACAATCAAATAATAGACGACCGGCCACCCGGTTAATTTTTACCATAAACTGGAATTGCACAGTGCGATATTAAAACACTACTTGCGCGTAATTTGTATCATTCGCTACTATGGGAGGCAGTGGTGATCATGGTCATGATGGCCATGATGATGTTACTAGGGAAGAACTCTTTAAAGAGTTCAAACCAAGCATTAAATACCGATTTACTAGTATCGTTGGGTCAATAATTGACAAACCTGTCTCTCTTTTTCGCGGTAAAAACTAAATTACTGAAGATATTTCTGTAGAACAAGTTGTTAACAGAGTTCGCACTCCATACCCATATTATCATAAGCGGTACGACCGTGTTCCAACGATTGACCAGTGTTTAACTAATGACTTGGCTTGCATCGAGGAGGCCAATCAGCAATTTCATAGAGACCGGTAAGCCTGTATCCTGAGTAACTTTGTCCGATTGGATTTCGAATATTTCTGTTTCTTGTATTAACTCAGTAGACAAGTATGTGTTTATTGGTTAACTTGTTTGCCGAAAGTTTGGGTTTAGTCTGTAGTTTTTGTCTGAACTTCAATGAGACAGGTTCATTATATTCTGCTCACAGTAGGTTTTTGCAATCGGTATATAAATCAGGAACTACTTCAGTATAATGAAAGTGTATGCTAATAGGAAGACACATTTTCACTATTGTCACCATAGGCCAGATTGTCATATGATCTATATCTCGACTGACACACGAAGACAAAGATGGTAGGCGAAAACAGTTAAATATCACGGCTATCACGCCTGGTTACTCATTATGATAAGTGGAAAGTTTCAAAAGTGTACTTGTTGCACCATTATAGGGGGAATATATATCACAGTTTGTGTTTTATAGCAAACTGTCCCATATAGTCAAATATCTCATTATTTAGTAGACtatctattttttatttaaattcaattgaCAAAGTCAACCTCAGTATTGAGCAAACCAAACTGCTTGTACCTTTCGTTGGCAGCCCAAGTGTTTACCTTCGTATGTAAAAATTTTTGTGAGTTCGATAGCCATATCAATTAAGATAAATTTTCAAcaattttgaaatttttttcagATAGATTCGATTTCTCTCAACAGTGTTTAAGTACTCAATGTTTCACACTGAAAATTTCTCGTAGTCAAAGCTCAAAGTTCGATCTTATTAACAGGCTTGGGGCTGTGCATTGCCCTGGTGTTCCATGTAGTTTTGGATCATGACAAAGCTATGTCTAGGTGTATTTTCCGTACGTTTTTTTTTGGTTTCAGACCTTTTGTCGACGGtcattttattacatttataaGGAATATTCTAAATGTTTGTTTAGGCTAGTGGATCTCAATATAGTTCGTGTTCTGCGAAAACGCAAAAACGAATGTATGCGTTGGTACAATTATGAAAAAGAAGATGTTTATCAATTCTGTGGTCCTATGTTCACTGAATATGAAGATGCAGCCGTCAACTACTACATTAAATGTATGTTTTCGTGTGTATTTGATCCCTTAATAATAGATTGCTCGTTGAAGCAAACATgggtttaaataatttaaaattgagTCCCCACTCCAGTTAAGCGCAGTTCGTACTTTAATTTACGACTGTTGCTAAGTGTATGACCAATTTGTGTTGATTTTCATTCACTTAAGAATTGTAAGTCAATATAACGAGTTAGTAAATTCAGTCTTTTAATCAATTATTGTTTACAGTGCAATCATTCCAAATCACTAATTGATCGGTACTGTACTCATtattttaacaattgaattgTCATATAGTCTACAACACTTGTCTTCCTAAATTGCAAACCAGTCGATAATCGTAGATGTTGCGTGATATGACTTAACATCAGTCCTAGTGATGCAGACGCACTTTTTTACACTTATCTAGATTCTAAGTTTTAGTGTTATTCCATTCTTTATATTCCGATCGATAATCGATCTATACTAAGGACTAAACGCAACCGAAATTACCATGTGTAACCAGCTACGTTTTACAGTCTACGAACATCTTTATTGTATATAATCCCTAGGACAGTGATAACTGGCGTCCCACTATTGGTAATCTATGAATTAGTGCAGACATTAACCCTGTCCGTTACCCCTCACCACACATCACTCCCTTCAGACTATGACTTTTTGTGTATGCCTTTCAGTTTATGGTAACTCCAACCAATGTACATATGTGCTAGGTTCTATATTTTAAATGACTGACTAGGTTTAAGAAATGTTGCCCAGACTTTTCAGAGATTCGTCGATGACGTACTTTTCAATGTAATCAACGGGACTACATGGATAAGTTATTCAGAGGTCTTGACTTCGTGCATGCACACCTTGATTACTGTCTTATCGCAATCCCAGACAATCTCTGTACCGACCAGACTTTAAATATTTTGTCTGAACGGAACGAACTGAGGTTTATTCGATTATATTAATTTACGCCCTTCTGTTTAGTTTACGAAGCTTTTTTGAGTCTCTCAATCAAAGATTTTATCAAAACACATTTTGTACGTAATTTAATAACTGTCAGTCTTTTCATCACAATACATTTACTCATTCCTTTTATAAGATGGAGAATTACACTGGTCAACAAGTGTTGTTGATGCTTTCATGAAACAGAAACATCGTTTACTATGGGAAAAACGTTACGGCCCAGTTGGTAAAGCTTCTGATGAGAAAAAGAAACTAGCTGCAGCTGGTGATAAAGCAACTAAAGAGGGAAATTTCATTTCGAAAATACGAGAAATTGGGTTTGGTAGAGATATACCGAAAGAAGTTCATCTGTAGTTTACTGGTAAGCAAcccaatgtatatatatatgaacacaACCTTTAATATCATTGTTAATGTAATGAAAATATTGAACTACTATtcgataataatgataaagttGGTTTTTGCCAAGGAATTCAATTGGAGAACCATTAAAAACTGGGGTCACCAGACAGTTGTAAGTGGACGTCTACAACCCTACCGGAGACAGTCCAGGACCTTCCGTTTTTTGTGGTAATCCTGTAACTCATTAGACTGCTAGGTTTGAATTCAGTGGCCCACATTCCCGAATTCAACCGATCCCTGACATAATTCTGAC
This genomic stretch from Schistosoma haematobium chromosome 5, whole genome shotgun sequence harbors:
- the NDUFB10 gene encoding NADH dehydrogenase (Ubiquinone) 1 beta subcomplex, 10 (EggNog:ENOG410VEC5~COG:C~BUSCO:EOG091G1BQN), with the protein product MGGSGDHGHDGHDDVTREELFKEFKPSIKYRFTSIVGSIIDKPVSLFREQVVNRVRTPYPYYHKRYDRVPTIDQCLTNDLACIEEANQQFHRDRLVDLNIVRVLRKRKNECMRWYNYEKEDVYQFCGPMFTEYEDAAVNYYIKYGELHWSTSVVDAFMKQKHRLLWEKRYGPVGKASDEKKKLAAAGDKATKEGNFISKIREIGFGRDIPKEVHL